The sequence AAGATTTTAAAAAGGGACTGGCAGATGCCATCGCCGGGCTACCGGAACGGGAAAGAATGGTTATGTCACTTTATTACGATGAAGAGCTAAATTTACGGGAGATTGGTGCCGTTATAGGGGTAAGCGAATCCAGAGTTTGCCAGATACACAGCCAGGCGGTAATTCGGTTACAGTCCCGCATGGCTCACTGGGTCGGCAAATAGGGAGGCGCTGAGTTACAGTAATTCAATGGCTTAAAAGTTTTATCCTATCGTACGGAAACGGGCTGGAGGTAGTTTTGGACAAGAATATGAAAATCCTCATTGTGGATGATTTTTCCACTATGCGTCGGATAATCAAAAACTTACTTAGGGATCTGGGATTCAACAACACATCCGAGGCGGATGACGGTGCTACGGCTTTACCTATGTTAAAAGCCGGAGACTTTGATTTCCTGGTAACGGACTGGAATATGCCTGGTATGCAAGGGATTGATCTTCTAAAAGCCGTTCGTGCTGACGCAAAGTTGGCGAACTTACCGGTATTAATGGTGACGGCGGAATCCAAACGTGAACAAATTGTAGAAGCTGCGCAAGCGGGTGTGAATGGTTACATTGTTAAACCTTTCACCGCGCAAACTTTGAAAGAAAAAATTGACAAAATCTGGGAACGAATCGAAGCTGCCTGAGGATTCGTGTTAATGCGACCAAGGGAGCCGGGGAATATTAATGGAACATGCGGACGATAGATCCAAGCAGGTCCTTGATCAAGCAGAACAGCTGATCATGGAAATGCAAGAGGGTAATGAAGAGAAAACCGCGCAAGTGCTGGCGCAGTTGGGATCCATAAGAGAATCCTTACTGTATCAGGAAGTAGGGAAGATGACTCGGCAACTGCATAATAGCTTACAGGGATTTCGTGAGGATGCACGCCTGGACAGTATGACAGCGCAAGATATTCCCGATGCCCGGCAACGTTTGCTGCACGTGATTGAATTAACTCAAAAGTCAGCGGATCAAACGCTTTCAGCTGTTGAAAACAGTATGCCTTTGGCCGAGTCTATTGCGACAGAGGCGGGGGAACTGAGTAGTGCCTGGAAAAAATTTAAACGACGAGAATTGTCTGTAGATCAGTTTCGCGAGTTGAGCTCAACCATTGAAAAGTTCCTTGGAGATATTGAAACTGACGCTGGTGCTATGAAACAAAATTTGAATCAAGTACTCATGGCTCAGGAATTTCAGGATTTAACCAGTCAGATACTCAAGAAAGTAATCGACTTGGTGGAAGAGGTAGAAGGAAATCTGGTGGAGCTGATGCGTCTTACCGGTGGTATGTTCGGTAAACCGGAATCAGCGGACGAGGGCTCGGTCTCGGCAATTGAGGCGGAAGGACCCTATGTGCCCGGTACAAAAGCAGTTTCGGAAAATGTCTCCAGCCAGGATGAAGTGGATGATTTGCTTTCCAGTTTAGGATTTTAACTAATAGAGTCAGTGGCAGCGATCAATTATGGATGATGATGCGGAACTGTTACAGGATTTTCTGGTTGAAGCCGGGGAGATTCTGGAGAAATTAGGTGAGCAGCTGGTTGATCTGGAAAACCAGCCGGACGATAGTGCACTGCTTAACGCCGTATTCCGTGGTTTTCACACGATCAAAGGTGGTGCCAGTTTCCTGGG comes from Gammaproteobacteria bacterium and encodes:
- a CDS encoding protein phosphatase CheZ; translation: MEHADDRSKQVLDQAEQLIMEMQEGNEEKTAQVLAQLGSIRESLLYQEVGKMTRQLHNSLQGFREDARLDSMTAQDIPDARQRLLHVIELTQKSADQTLSAVENSMPLAESIATEAGELSSAWKKFKRRELSVDQFRELSSTIEKFLGDIETDAGAMKQNLNQVLMAQEFQDLTSQILKKVIDLVEEVEGNLVELMRLTGGMFGKPESADEGSVSAIEAEGPYVPGTKAVSENVSSQDEVDDLLSSLGF
- the cheY gene encoding chemotaxis response regulator CheY — translated: MEVVLDKNMKILIVDDFSTMRRIIKNLLRDLGFNNTSEADDGATALPMLKAGDFDFLVTDWNMPGMQGIDLLKAVRADAKLANLPVLMVTAESKREQIVEAAQAGVNGYIVKPFTAQTLKEKIDKIWERIEAA